The Poseidonibacter antarcticus DNA window ATGCCATGGAAACAGCAACTCTATATAGGATTGATCCAACTATACAGCTCATCACAATCACAAGAATTGAACGAGTTGCAAATAAAGATTCTCCAATTATAACAGCAGCTAAACCAACAACAATTGTACCTATTCCCATAGTAGAATCAGCAAATCCGCTAGTTTGTGCAAATAAAGCACCTGCAAGTCCAACAAGTCCATTTGATAATGCTAATCCCACATATACTTTTTCATTAACTACAATACCATTTGCCTGTGCCATTCGTTTATTTGAACCTACTGCACGCATTGCTAAACCATATTGAGTATATAAAAACCAAGCTACTAATAACCCACCTATGATTGCGCATACAGCAACAAATATAACTTTCATATACATGGCAGGAATGCCTAGGTTTTCAAAGGGAGTTAGCATAGTTGGTTCCATAATTAAAGCAACGTTAGGTTTACCCATTACACGAAGATTAATAGTGTATAAAGCAGTCATTGTTAAAATACTGGCTAATAAATGAAGAATATTAAAACGTAAGTTTAACCATGCAGTTACTATTCCAGCACAAGCAGCAGCAAGTGTACCAATTAATGTTGATAAATAGGGATTAACACCAGAAACAATTAAAGTTGCAGTTACAGCAGCCCCTAATGTAAAGCTTCCATCAACAGTTAAATCTGGAAAATCTAAAATACGAAAAGTAAGGTAAACACCCATAGCAACTAAACCATAAATAAAACCTATTTCTAATGTTCCTAAGAAAGCATAAAGTGACAATTTAACAACTTTTATTATTTAATAATTTTAGTAGCACGTGTAAGTACTGCTTCAGGAATTTTAACACCCATTCGTTTAGCCATTTTTGGATTAACAAATAAATTAGTACCTTTTGCCATTTTAACATCAATAGAGCCAGCTTTTTCGCCTTTTAATATTCGAACAACAATATCTCCAGTTTGACGACCTAAATCAAAATAGTCATAACCAACAGCAGCAATAGCACCACGTGAAACTGTATCT harbors:
- a CDS encoding ABC transporter permease — encoded protein: MSLYAFLGTLEIGFIYGLVAMGVYLTFRILDFPDLTVDGSFTLGAAVTATLIVSGVNPYLSTLIGTLAAACAGIVTAWLNLRFNILHLLASILTMTALYTINLRVMGKPNVALIMEPTMLTPFENLGIPAMYMKVIFVAVCAIIGGLLVAWFLYTQYGLAMRAVGSNKRMAQANGIVVNEKVYVGLALSNGLVGLAGALFAQTSGFADSTMGIGTIVVGLAAVIIGESLFATRSILVIVMSCIVGSILYRVAVSMALNADFLGFQASDLNLLTAVLVALALVFPKLRSEWKAKKAKGKIK